Sequence from the Paenibacillus antri genome:
GGCGATAATGTCTTGCTGCTTGCTCATCCGTCCCCACTCCTCGCGTACGATATTACCAACGATTGTACTCGTTCCTCGAAGCAAATTCCAATGCAAGTCCGTCTAAGGAAAGTACCGATTTTCCTTAATGATTTTTCCCCTGCGCTTTGCTACCATGGTAATAATTACTCTCGGCAGGCCTTTCGGGAAGGGGAAATTCGCAAATGATCGATATTCATTGCCATATCCTGCCCGGCGTCGACGACGGCGCGAAGGACATGGACATGGCCGTCGCGATGGCCCGCATCGCCGTCGACGACGGCATCCGGACGATCGTCGCCACGCCGCATCTCGGCAACTATTGGAAGGTGTACGCCGACATCGTTCGAACCAAGGCCGCCCTGCTTCAGGCCGAGCTCGACCGGCTCGGCATCGACCTTCGCATCCGCTGCGGCAACGAGCTCGTTCTCGAGAATGCCGCCTTCGTCGAAGAGACGCTCCGGAACGAGCGATGCTGCTTTCTCGGCGACAATTCCGCCTTCCTCCTGTTGGAGGAGCCCTGGGCGGGCTTCAGTCCGGATACGTGGGACGTGCTGGAGACGCTGCGCGCGCGCGGCACGACGGCCGTCCTCGCGCATCCGGAGCGCCACGCGTTCTTCCGGGAGGAGCCCTCGCTGCTCGACCGCATGATCGAGACGGGCGTCGTCTGGACGCAGGTGTCCGTCGACAGCCTGCTCGGCAACAACGGTCCCGACGCGAAGGCGTTCGCCGCCCGGCTCGTCGACCGCGGCCAGGTCCACACGCTCGCGACGGACGCGCATAACGTCGCGCGCAAGCCCATTCTGGCGCTCGGCTTCGACGCGGTCGCGGCCCGGGCCGGCGCGGCCGCCGCCGACGCGATTCGCGAACGCATGGCGGCGATTTGACGCCTCGCAGAACAAAAACCCCCTTCCGACGTCGGAAGGGGGTTTCGCGCATTTTATTTGCAGTAGTGCTCGAACGCGCCGGCCAGCTTGTCGCCGATCTGCTCCGCGTTGCGGTCTTCGATCTCGTGGCGCTCGATGAAGAACACGAGC
This genomic interval carries:
- a CDS encoding tyrosine-protein phosphatase — translated: MIDIHCHILPGVDDGAKDMDMAVAMARIAVDDGIRTIVATPHLGNYWKVYADIVRTKAALLQAELDRLGIDLRIRCGNELVLENAAFVEETLRNERCCFLGDNSAFLLLEEPWAGFSPDTWDVLETLRARGTTAVLAHPERHAFFREEPSLLDRMIETGVVWTQVSVDSLLGNNGPDAKAFAARLVDRGQVHTLATDAHNVARKPILALGFDAVAARAGAAAADAIRERMAAI